TCAATATGTAGACCAGCAGCCCGGAAGATACGCCAATATTTTTAATAAGGCGATGGAGATAAACGCCAGAGACGTCGGAAAGATCACGGCAATCGTCATGTGGTGTCCCAACGACGCCAATACGTGGCTGGGAAGCGAGAACTCGCCCTCGCTTCACGATGGTAGCAACAACAGAAAGCCCGCCTATGATGCAGTCGCGGCACTGGTACCTCAATCGGAGTGGGGTGACGGGAGCAATCCCACCTTTGAATCCGGCAACGGCGGCGGAACGACCGAACCGAACGAGTGGGGCTGGTGGTTCCACGACACGTTTGAGGATAACGCCGGCGGCTGGCAGGGCCGGGGAGACGCTAGCGTCGAGACGAGCACCGAGTACAGTGCGTTGGGTGAGAGATCACTCGCGATAACCGGACGCACCGCCGAGTGGCACGGGGCGATAATAACTCTTCCGGCCGGTTTTGTTGCCGATACTACCTACAGTTTCAGTGTTTGCGCGCTGTATACCGGCGGTGACGCGACCGAGGAGATCAAACTTACGCTTGAGTATACAGTGGAGGGAGAAACGCAGTGGGCAGATATAGCTTTGGTGACGGCGCCGCAGGGTCAGTGGGTACAGCTTGCCAACCCCGATTTCCAAATACCAAGCGGAGCGACGGGGCTGCGGATTATTGTAGAGTCCCCGAGCAACACCACTATACCACTATACATTGATGAAATGATAGGCGCGGTCGCGGGAACCGGTATCGCCGCGCCCGAGGGTGTGTTGACGGAGTCCACGAGTATGAAGAAGCTGGTCGGCAACAATACCGTACGTCCGCGGATAGCCGTGAGCGGCAAGACGATGAACATCAACTCGCCCGCCGGTAATGAAATGAGAATAAGGCTAATTAACATCAGGGGCAAGACTGTCGCCAATCACACCGCGTCCGGCAGCGCCAGGATATCGCTGGAAAGGATCCCGGCGGGCCGCTATTTTGTACAGGTTAGGAGCGTGGGAGTTATACATACGACTCCGATCATAGTAAAATAAAAAAATGACGCTTGGAGCCAATGTCCCCAAGCGCAACTTCGGGCGGGCGTTTCACTACACGAAAGAACAAAATCATGACACGCGTTAAAACTATTTTGTCGGCGGCCGTAATCTCTGCTGGTTTTATGATCGGAATCACTGTGGTTCCGCTTTCGGCTAACCCGATTCTTAGCCACAAGTACACCGCCGACCCTCAGCCTATCGTTTGGAACAACAGGCTCTATGTCTACGCTTCCAACGATGATCAAAGCGTAGACCCCGACGCCGGATATGTGATCCAGGCTTACACACTTGTTTCCACCGACGACATGGCCAACTGGGTCGATCACGGCGAGGTGTTCCGTGTGCCCCGCGACTGGAACAGAGGCACCGAAACCAGCGCCCGTGCTTACGCCCCGGGTGCAGCCGTGCGCGACAATACCGTTTACCTGTACCCTTGCGGCGCGGGAGGTCCGGTAGGAGTAGTTACCGCGCCCCGACCAGAGGGACCGTTTAACGATGTGCATAACGGAACAGCACTTGCCGACAGAGGTGATTGGTGCGTAAACTGTAATGTTGATTGGCTGTTCGATCCCGCAGCGTTTGTTGACGATGACGGTCAGGGGTATCTCTATTACGGCGGCGCCCCCGGCGGCGATAAAGACCCTTTTCGCGTGATGCTGCTCAATGACGATATGATTTCCCTGAAGGATTCTATTGCACACACCATTGAATCGCCGCGAGCCTTTGAAGCCGCTTATATGCATAAGCGCGGGGATATATACTACTTTACTTACGTCAATGACTTTGATCCTCCCCCTGGTGAGCCCGGAGCGGCTATCGTGTATATGACAGGAGATAATCCCATAGGACCGTTCACTTTTAGAGGCCCGGTACTGCGCAACCCGGCTATTAACGGACAAAACATCAACAGGCACAACAACAATCATCACGGAATTATAGAATATCAGGGCAATTGGTACATGTTCTACCACGATCGCAGGGTAGCGGACGCCAATAACGCCCCCAGCGTTAATCAACGGAATATCAGCGTGGACTCTCTTGTATACAATGAAGACGGTACGATGAGGGAAGTTATCGTTACCCATGACGGCGTCAGGCAGATCAAAAATTTTGATCCATACAAGGTGATACCAGCGACGACTATCAACAGGCAGTCCGGCATCACGACCGACAGTATCATTGACGAGGGAATGATAGTCAGATCCATTTCCGACAGTGACTGGATCCGCCTCAAAGGCGTTGATTTCGGAGCGGGAGCGGAGGGGGTTACCGTGCGCGCCGCGAGCGGGTCATCGGGCGGGAGCATTGAGTTCAGGACCGGAAGCGCGTCGGGGACTTTGATCGGGACTTGTAACATCACTTCAACGGGCGATTGGGACACGTGGCAGGACTTCGAGTGCGATATCGAAAAAGCGGTCAGCACCGGCGTTCAGGATTTTCTCTACCTGGTATTCAGGGGGGCGGGGGAGCCGTTCAGGTTGAGTTGGTATCAGTTCTACGAAGAAATGGTAGTGTGTGATGATCCGCCGGATGCCACCCCAAATAACTTAGTCGCGGACGGTATTTTCTCTGGTCTCGGTCTCGGTCCAAACTGGACGCTTGCGAACGTGAGCGATGGCGCGGAAGCGTCCGCTGCGGTTAGGTGCAACAAAGCGCAAATTAACATTACGAGCGTAGGCACGGAGTCATATCAGCCGCAGCTCATACAGCAAGGCATAATGCTTGAGCAGGGGAGAACCTACAGGCTTACCTTCAATGCGTCGGCCGCTGAAAACGGGTCGATCGTCGTACAGCTCGAAAGACTGGGCGGGGAGGGCATAGACTGGGGACACCTATACAGCGAGGCGGGATCATTCGATCTGACGAGTAACGAGGGTACGTACACGCTTGATTTCGAAATGACCGACCCGACCGATGAGAACGTTCAGCTCGCTTTTAACTTTGGCGGTTCGGGTTCGGGTGTTACTCAGAACGTTACGATAAGCGACGTCGTGCTCCTGCCCACCGGTACGACATCTGTTCTCGCCAAACAGGCGTCGCGAGCCATTAGCCCGTCTGTCAGTGTAAGGGGCAGGATGTTAAACGTATCGTCGTTTGATAGCAACATGAGTATAAGGGTGATCGATCTCAGAGGCAAGACTGTCGCGAGGTTTAGTACGGCTGACAGCGGGATATATTCGTTGATGGGTATTCCTGATGGCCTGTATTTTGTAGAGTTGCGCGGCGGGGGGGTAAGGCAGACTACGCCGGTTGTTGTGAAGTAGAGATATAGTACGATTGGTAATGATGCAGGTAGGGGCGCGAGTTGTCGCGCTCCTTTTTTATCTTACAAAAATAGCACCACAGAATGCCTGATCCAACAATGGCTGGTGCGATAAGTGATTGGTTAGTGGGTAGTGCGTACAAGTTTAACATGAAAAGATAGCAATCTGTGCACGGAAACAATAAAAAGTCTCACGTAAAATGACCGGTTAGCCCCTACAAAAACTATCTAAAAATGAAAAGGGAGAGGTGAACGGACTGGTCAAATAAAGTTTTTCAGGGTCGGACCAGTCTAAATGCCTTTTGCAGGCTCTAATCGCCATTTTGGATGACTTTTCACCTGTTTTTACCTCCTTAGAGCTCGATGAGTACCCTTTGTATCGCGCTCTAAGACGAAAGTTCCGACCACACCTACCTGCCATGGAATATTAAATAAAAGTAGGGTTTACAGCAAGACGCATTTTTTCCGGACGCTTACAGACAAAACCCTTTCGAAACACCCTCCAGGCCTGTTGGGTTGGGGTAAGGCCATGTATCGTTTGTGTCGTAACGTAAGCCCAGGCCTTTGACACTTGCATTACCACTGGCGCCCATCACCGAGAATGGGTCAAGCCCATCGAACATCCAGCGGCCCAGTCCCATAGTCTGCAATACAAGAAACAAGAAAATAGGGTCGGACCAGTCGAAATGCCTTTTGCAGGCTCCAATCGCCCTTTTAGGTGACTTTTTACCTGTTTCTATCACCTTAGAGCTCGATGGGTACCCTTTGTATCGCACTCTAAGACGAAACTTGGGACAAATTTCAGCTCACTGCCGGAAGCATTTCTATTATTTTCTTCTTTTCCGCATACATTGTAGGTTCAAGAATATTTCGGGCACTCAAACACATCTCACCTCATGAGAAAGGCATCTGCTTATGCCAAGAGCTAACCGAACATATCTTCCCGGCTTAATTTGGCATATAACTCACCGTTGCCATGATCGGCGATATTTGTTGCAGCATACTCCCCAAAAACAGACATGGAAGAAATGGCTTATGGAGTCGAAGCAGAGGTATGGGTTGACGGTTCTGGATTATACCATTACCGACAATCATATTCATTTGCTGGCGTATGATGGCGGAAAAGAGTCTGTGATTGCTCCGAGCATGCAGCTTACCGAGGGCCAGACTGCTCAGCGCTACAATTTAGTTAACAAAAGGACGGGGGCTTTTTGGTCGGACAGGTATCATGCAACGGCAGTTGAAACAGGAGATCACCTGCTGAAATGCTTGTGTTATATCGATTTTAATATGGTGAGGGCAGGTGCAGTGAGTCACCCCAGAGAATGGGCATGGGGAGGGTATTGTGAAATTCAGGGGATTCGGCAACGGTATTGCCTTGTTGATACGGAGCTTTTAGCGTGGCTGGTGGGTGCGGAAAATCCAAAAGATCTTCAGAGGATACACAGTCGGATGATCGATGCACAGTTAAGTAAAGGTGGTTTGAAACGTGATGACTGCTGGACATCCAGTGTTGCTGTTGGGAGCTCTGAATTCGTTCGTTCAATTCACGAGCGACTAAATGAAAGATTGGTGGTGAAAAGCACAACCGATGAGGAAAAAGAGATGAGCCTGGTTAAGGAACTGGAGGCACCCTATTCAGTATTCAAGGAGAAACGTGCTTCGAATCTTTATCGATGGGCCTTGGGAGATGCGCCATTTTAGATTCTTAGAGCTTGATTAGATGCCTTCCCATCGAGCTCTAAGGTCGGGATATTTGGCTAGAAGACAGATGTTTTTGCCCATTTCAGCTCAATTTGGGCAGTTAGGTTGTCCAAATCTGGTCCGACCCCAACCTACGAAACGAGAATCGTGCTTCGAACCTTTATCGATGGTCCTTAGGAGATGCACCATTTTAGATTCTTAGAGCTTTATGAGGTGCCTTCCCATCGAGCTCTAAGACCGGGATATTTGACTAGAAGACAGATGTTTTTGCCCATTTCAGCTCAATTTGGGCAGTTAGGTTGTCCAAATCTGGTCCGACCCCAACTACGAAATGAGAATTGTGCTTCAGAACCTTTATCGATGAATCTTAAGAGATGCACCATTTTAGATTCTTAGAGCTTTATGAGGCGCCTTCCCATCAAGCTCTAAGACCGGGGTATTTGACTAGAAGACAGACGTTTTTGCCCATTGCAGCTCAATTTGGGCAGTTAGGTTGTCCAAATCTGGCCCGACCCCAACTACGGTCCATTATTCGCGAAAATATCGACCCAATGCGCCAAAAGTGCTAGCCACAGCGCCTCAACTAGCACCCACTGCACCCAGATTAGCACCTACTGCGCCCAGATTAGTGAGCAACGACAATCAGCGCCGGGTGAAGTAATTTTGTAAGTGTAATGGAGTTGTACCGATTCTGATAACTATACTTTGAAAGGAGTATGCACAATCTCTGGTGATAAAAGCCTGAAAGATACCGCCCAAAGAATTAGCCCACCTCAGCTTGTTTATAATGTGTATGAACATCTATTTTTAAGAGGCAAGATTGAAAATTGGCATCAAAAGCAGAACTTTGAGGAGCAGCCATGTTATGTGAAACAGTACATACCACACCGGATAACCGAAGAAATAAGAAACGAACAATTGTGGTAATGACAATTACGGCACTCACCATGGTTGCAGAAATCACCGTGGGACTGATATCCGGATCAATGGCGCTTCTCTCAGATGGTATCCACACAGGGACACACACACTGGCTTTTCTATTTACCCTGATTGCCTATGCTTTTGCAGAGCGTCACGGTAAAAACAAAAAGTTCACCTTCGGAACAGGGAAAGTGGGTGTTTTGGCTGGATATACCTCTGCCATAGCACTTATGATAACAGCGGGAATAATGGTGAAAGAGTCTGTTCACCGTCTTATCTCTCCCACCGATATTCAGTTTCGTGACGCTCTTATCGTATCGGTGATCGGGCTTACGATCAATCTTTTCTGTGCCCTGATACTTTCTGATCATCACCATCATAGCCATAATCATGACGACAGCCATGGCCACCACCATCACCATGATCACAATCTGCGTGCAGCTTACCTTCACGTACTAACCGATGCACTTACTTCATTTCTTGCTATCATTGCTCTTCTTGCAGGGATGTTCAGGGGCATGGTATGGCTTGATCCTGCGGTGGGGATTGTGGGTGCAGCTGTTATTCTTCACTGGGCTGTCGGGCTCCTGAAGAGTACGGGAAAAATTCTTCTCGATTATGATGATAATAACTCTCTTATGGATGAAGCAAAGAGAATTTTGCTTGAGGGCGGGGTGGAGCACATCCGGGATCTTCATATCTGGCGGGTATCGCCTGAACAACGGTTCCTTATGGCAACTGTGGAAGGTGATGCTATCGATAAGGAGCCGCTTCTTAAAAGGTTGCGTGAAACCGATGAGTACTGCCATATAACGGTCGATATTATTCATCTTAGGACGAAAGCAGAAGTTGGCAATCTAATTTGAATGACACCATTACTACCCTTTTTTAACCAACAAATAGTTTCGTTGCGGAAAAAATATATAAGTCACAGAAGAACTGCTTTTGAAGAGAAAAATGGGGGCAAAGCATTCCAATGCCCTGCTAAGGGGGGAAGGCGATTTTCGGCTACCCATTTACTCCATTAAAAAGGCATTGACACCATATTTAAAACCAAGTATTTTAGGGTTCGCAAATTAGAATAGGCTAAGCAAATTAGAGAAGGGTATTGAGCCGGCGGGCGCAGTCGGAACAAGTGGTACTACTCCACTACTCCAGGTCGTAGCGGGTCACTACCCCGGAGGTATGATCGGTTGAACGCTGTAAATGCTTTGCCTGTTTTGTACTGGAAAGATCAGGCGCTTAGGGTGTGTTGGTGTTCACAATGATTTAAACTATCTCAACAGCAGTATTCAAAAATAGTATGCTGCGGTCATAAATAGGGGGAGGGTATCATGGAAAGTATCGTGTACAGTTTTTATGCCGGGATTTCAACTGCAGTGGGGGCATTACTGCTTTTTGTGTTTGGAAAACCTAATAAGCAATTCCTTGCCGGTCTTTTGGGATTTGCCGGTGGGATTATGATCGCGATTTCACTCTTTGAACTGTTGCCGGAAGCGTATGAATTTGGTTCTAAGTTAAGCACTGTGATAGGGTTTATTTTTGGTGTAGCACTGATGTTTCTTGTGGATCGGGTATTGCCTCACGCCCATGTGACTACATCTGAAAAACTTGAAGAAGAGAACCCTCAAAACCTAAAACCCATGAAAGACCCGGTGCTAAGGACAGGGTTTTTGGTCCTTTTCGGTATTGCTCTGCATAATCTTCCCGAAGGTCTTGCCATCGGTGCCGGTCTGGAATCAAGCCAGCAACTGGGGTTTATTATCGCCATTGCCATTGCTTTACATAATATCCCTGAAGGGCTTGCTATAGCTGGTCCCCTGAAATCTGGTGGGCTTACGAATATTAAAATATTACTGTTGGTACTTTCTGCCGGGCTTATGACTCCAATTGGAGCAATTATCGGCCACCTCTTTTTTAACATTTCAGATGTGTTTGTAGGTGGTGCGCTGGCCTTCGCTGCAGGAGCAATGGTATACATCGTAAATGATGAGCTGGTTCCCAGTGCAAACAAACTTAACACTCATTTCGCCAATATAGGCATCATGGGTGGTATTATTCTTGGTTTTGTGATTTTCTAATTGTATTAAAGAAAAGCTGAACTGTCTCTGGTGTTACAATGTGCTTGCACCAGAGACACAGTTTAGCCATAACAGTCAGTTGCAGTGTACCTTCAGTAAGAACCTTCCCAATCAATGCATCAGGAAAAACTTTCAACGAAAAATGTAGCCTTAATTGGGGCTATAATGAATTATCGGAAACTTATCCACAGACTCTGCCTTCAGTTGTGCGGCTGAACCGAACAAGCCCTTCAAAAATACGCTGGTTTATGGGGTGTTAACGCTAAAATGTGCAATAAGCGTAGTGAAAATAAACTGCCTTATCCGCTCCACTCCATCTATCAGTTTAGTTATAAAATACTAATTCCCTGTCAATGTACAGACTTAAGCCTGAAAATTTGATTGGAATACTCTTGAACAGCACTTCAACTTACGACGATTGTTTTAGCTGAATGGCTACATTGAACCAGATAAACTGTTGACAAGTATTTGTTTAGAACTGTAGAGCAGAGATGTACAAAACCAGGGGACGATAGTGAAGCGCTATCACATCGATAATGTTTGTTTCTGCTATGATACCACATAAAAAAATGACAGTGGAGGCCCCCCCCTAACAAAACCTCCATGTCAAAGAACACTTAAATGATAGTTGCAAATCTTTACCCTATACTAAATTTGCTGCTACAAACATCTGATGTTTAGTGTAGCTTTTTACTCTTTATTCAACTGGTATCTGGTTAATCCTGTCTGTTGAACAAAATCACAACATAAATCTACACAATTATCTTTTCAAATGCTGGTAAAATTAGCTATATTGGGGATATCGATCTATTTTATGTTGAACATAACTTCAACATAAAATAGATAACCGACTAGTAGGAGATTGTAATTGAGGTATATTACTACTGATGAAAAAGCTATTTGAATATTTCGATTATCAAAAATTCATGCGGGATTTCTACGAAGAAAAAAAGCAGCAAAACCCGTATGTATCATTTCGTTACCTGGGAAGACGAATGGATCTTGATCCCGGTTTTCTCTTAAAGGTCCTGCAGGGAAAACATCATTTGGCCAAACGCTCCATTCCATCAGTTTGTGCTTTTTTTAAGTTCTCAGAGTTGGAAGCACACTATTTTGATGTACTGGTAAGTTATAATAAGGCCAAAACTGCTTCCGATACAAAACTCTATTTTGAAAAACTGATGTCACTGAGGAAGCCTCATGTGAAACCTGTTGAGGAATTTCAGTATGCATTTTACCAAAAGTGGTATCACAGTGCCATACATTCTCTACTTTCTATCTATGAATTCAGGGGTGGGTTTAAAAAGCTGGCATCCATGCTGGTTCCCAAAATAACAGCTAAACAGGCACAGGATTCAATCGATCTATTGACAAAGATCGGTATGGTATATCAGGATGATGATGGGGTCTACCGGTCAACAGATATGTATGTAACCAGTGGTGATCGGTGGAAATCGGTTGCCATTCATAATTTTCAAAAGGAAGCAATTAAGCTTTCAGAGCAGGCGCTTGATCTTCATGCAAAAGAGGTCCGTGATATATCTACGGTTACCGTTGCGCTTTCCATGAAAGATTTGCCTGAGATTCGTGAAAGAATCGATCAGTTTCGTAATTCGATTATGAGTCTTGATAATGAATACCAACCAGACACTGTATTTCAGGTAAATATTCAGGTACTACCGGTAACTGTTCAGCTTGGAGATAAGGAATGAGAATAACAGTTCTACTTGTGGGGGTTCTGTTACCACTTCTCTCATGTAGTCCGGGAGATAT
The sequence above is a segment of the Chitinispirillales bacterium ANBcel5 genome. Coding sequences within it:
- a CDS encoding family 43 glycosylhydrolase, yielding MTRVKTILSAAVISAGFMIGITVVPLSANPILSHKYTADPQPIVWNNRLYVYASNDDQSVDPDAGYVIQAYTLVSTDDMANWVDHGEVFRVPRDWNRGTETSARAYAPGAAVRDNTVYLYPCGAGGPVGVVTAPRPEGPFNDVHNGTALADRGDWCVNCNVDWLFDPAAFVDDDGQGYLYYGGAPGGDKDPFRVMLLNDDMISLKDSIAHTIESPRAFEAAYMHKRGDIYYFTYVNDFDPPPGEPGAAIVYMTGDNPIGPFTFRGPVLRNPAINGQNINRHNNNHHGIIEYQGNWYMFYHDRRVADANNAPSVNQRNISVDSLVYNEDGTMREVIVTHDGVRQIKNFDPYKVIPATTINRQSGITTDSIIDEGMIVRSISDSDWIRLKGVDFGAGAEGVTVRAASGSSGGSIEFRTGSASGTLIGTCNITSTGDWDTWQDFECDIEKAVSTGVQDFLYLVFRGAGEPFRLSWYQFYEEMVVCDDPPDATPNNLVADGIFSGLGLGPNWTLANVSDGAEASAAVRCNKAQINITSVGTESYQPQLIQQGIMLEQGRTYRLTFNASAAENGSIVVQLERLGGEGIDWGHLYSEAGSFDLTSNEGTYTLDFEMTDPTDENVQLAFNFGGSGSGVTQNVTISDVVLLPTGTTSVLAKQASRAISPSVSVRGRMLNVSSFDSNMSIRVIDLRGKTVARFSTADSGIYSLMGIPDGLYFVELRGGGVRQTTPVVVK
- a CDS encoding transposase, with amino-acid sequence MPRANRTYLPGLIWHITHRCHDRRYLLQHTPQKQTWKKWLMESKQRYGLTVLDYTITDNHIHLLAYDGGKESVIAPSMQLTEGQTAQRYNLVNKRTGAFWSDRYHATAVETGDHLLKCLCYIDFNMVRAGAVSHPREWAWGGYCEIQGIRQRYCLVDTELLAWLVGAENPKDLQRIHSRMIDAQLSKGGLKRDDCWTSSVAVGSSEFVRSIHERLNERLVVKSTTDEEKEMSLVKELEAPYSVFKEKRASNLYRWALGDAPF
- the dmeF gene encoding CDF family Co(II)/Ni(II) efflux transporter DmeF → MLCETVHTTPDNRRNKKRTIVVMTITALTMVAEITVGLISGSMALLSDGIHTGTHTLAFLFTLIAYAFAERHGKNKKFTFGTGKVGVLAGYTSAIALMITAGIMVKESVHRLISPTDIQFRDALIVSVIGLTINLFCALILSDHHHHSHNHDDSHGHHHHHDHNLRAAYLHVLTDALTSFLAIIALLAGMFRGMVWLDPAVGIVGAAVILHWAVGLLKSTGKILLDYDDNNSLMDEAKRILLEGGVEHIRDLHIWRVSPEQRFLMATVEGDAIDKEPLLKRLRETDEYCHITVDIIHLRTKAEVGNLI
- a CDS encoding ZIP family metal transporter, producing MESIVYSFYAGISTAVGALLLFVFGKPNKQFLAGLLGFAGGIMIAISLFELLPEAYEFGSKLSTVIGFIFGVALMFLVDRVLPHAHVTTSEKLEEENPQNLKPMKDPVLRTGFLVLFGIALHNLPEGLAIGAGLESSQQLGFIIAIAIALHNIPEGLAIAGPLKSGGLTNIKILLLVLSAGLMTPIGAIIGHLFFNISDVFVGGALAFAAGAMVYIVNDELVPSANKLNTHFANIGIMGGIILGFVIF
- a CDS encoding TIGR02147 family protein, whose amino-acid sequence is MKKLFEYFDYQKFMRDFYEEKKQQNPYVSFRYLGRRMDLDPGFLLKVLQGKHHLAKRSIPSVCAFFKFSELEAHYFDVLVSYNKAKTASDTKLYFEKLMSLRKPHVKPVEEFQYAFYQKWYHSAIHSLLSIYEFRGGFKKLASMLVPKITAKQAQDSIDLLTKIGMVYQDDDGVYRSTDMYVTSGDRWKSVAIHNFQKEAIKLSEQALDLHAKEVRDISTVTVALSMKDLPEIRERIDQFRNSIMSLDNEYQPDTVFQVNIQVLPVTVQLGDKE